A genomic segment from Pseudomonas sp. S09G 359 encodes:
- a CDS encoding histone-like nucleoid-structuring protein, MvaT/MvaU family, whose product MSRLAEFRAAEKALQEQLAQLESLKNDAGLKKEIEFEEKLQGLMKTYGKSLRDIIAILDPNLGKASAAAAPAPKQRRARVVKVYQNPHTGELIETKGGNHRGLKAWKEQHGSETVESWLRK is encoded by the coding sequence TTGTCCAGACTCGCCGAATTTCGCGCAGCAGAAAAAGCCCTTCAAGAGCAGCTTGCCCAGCTGGAATCCCTGAAGAACGACGCTGGCCTGAAGAAAGAAATCGAATTCGAAGAAAAGCTCCAAGGGTTGATGAAGACCTACGGCAAAAGCCTGCGTGACATCATCGCTATCCTCGATCCTAACCTGGGCAAGGCCAGCGCTGCAGCGGCTCCTGCGCCAAAACAGCGCCGCGCGCGCGTGGTCAAGGTTTACCAGAACCCGCACACCGGTGAGCTGATTGAAACCAAAGGCGGCAACCACCGCGGCCTCAAAGCCTGGAAAGAACAGCACGGTTCGGAGACCGTAGAGTCGTGGCTGCGCAAGTGA
- a CDS encoding LysR family transcriptional regulator — translation MTLTQLEIFSLVAELQGFTSAAHRLGISQSAVSHAIKALEQELGVELFRRHQGLVEPSDIGQQLLERARAMLGLANTLQQEAADARGMKRGTLRIGSFGPTASIRLLPAILGRFRAAHPGIEVHIDEGPDRQVLQWLDERRIDVGFVVLEQERFDTFGLFEDQLVALLPAGHPLALQDTLTLQALCDDPFILTEAGSSELVTRLFSAAQLRPKVRYRCAQLLSTLEAVSRGDGLSIVAQASLPQAHDPRYVIRPLTPRVPRRIGLAVLDRRQSSPATLAFIEIAQGLALASTFEPGRLSSAHP, via the coding sequence ATGACCCTGACTCAATTGGAGATTTTCTCCTTGGTGGCCGAGCTGCAAGGCTTTACCAGTGCCGCGCACCGATTGGGCATCAGCCAATCGGCGGTGTCCCATGCGATCAAGGCGCTGGAGCAAGAACTCGGCGTAGAGCTGTTTAGACGCCATCAGGGCCTGGTAGAACCGAGCGACATTGGCCAGCAACTGCTGGAGCGCGCCCGTGCCATGCTGGGTCTGGCCAACACCCTGCAACAGGAAGCCGCCGATGCCCGAGGCATGAAGCGCGGTACCTTGCGCATCGGTTCGTTCGGGCCCACCGCGTCGATTCGCCTGTTGCCGGCGATTCTCGGCCGGTTTCGCGCGGCCCATCCGGGGATTGAAGTGCACATCGACGAAGGGCCCGACCGGCAAGTGCTGCAGTGGCTGGATGAGCGGCGCATCGATGTGGGCTTTGTGGTGCTGGAGCAGGAGCGCTTCGACACCTTCGGGTTGTTCGAGGATCAGTTGGTGGCACTGCTGCCGGCTGGCCACCCCTTGGCGTTGCAAGACACGCTGACCCTGCAGGCCCTGTGTGACGACCCGTTCATCCTTACCGAGGCCGGTTCGTCTGAGCTGGTCACGCGCTTGTTCAGCGCCGCCCAACTGCGGCCCAAGGTGCGTTACCGCTGCGCCCAACTGCTGAGCACCCTGGAAGCGGTCAGCCGCGGGGACGGGCTGAGCATCGTCGCGCAGGCGTCGCTGCCGCAGGCACACGATCCGCGCTATGTAATACGGCCACTGACGCCGCGCGTACCTCGGCGGATCGGCCTGGCGGTGCTTGATCGCCGCCAATCGTCACCGGCCACCCTGGCCTTTATCGAGATTGCGCAAGGCCTTGCTCTGGCGAGCACGTTTGAGCCGGGCCGTCTATCATCGGCACATCCCTAA
- the gorA gene encoding glutathione-disulfide reductase: protein MAYDFDLYVIGAGSGGVRAARFAAGFGAKVAVAESRYLGGTCVNVGCVPKKLLVYGAHFAEDFEQASGFGWSLGEANFDWATLIANKDREINRLNGIYRNLLVNSGVTLHEGHARVVDPHQVEINGERFTAKHILIATGGWPQIPEIPGREHAIGSNEAFFLKELPKRVLVVGGGYIAVEFAGIFHGLGAQTTLLYRGDLFLRGFDGAVRTHLKEELTKRGLDLQFNADIERIDKQADGSLKATLKDGRVLEADCVFYATGRRPMLDNLGLENTGVKLDKRGFVEVDDLYQTAESSILAIGDVIGRVQLTPVALAEGMAVARRLFKPEQYRPVDYAMIPTAVFSLPNIGTVGLSEEEAKEQGHKVQIFESRFRPMKLTLTECQEKTLMKLVVDADTDKVLGCHMVGPDAGEIVQGLAIALKAGATKQHFDETIGVHPTAAEEFVTMRTPVAN from the coding sequence ATGGCCTACGATTTTGACCTGTATGTAATTGGCGCCGGTTCTGGCGGTGTTCGCGCGGCGCGCTTTGCCGCAGGTTTTGGTGCCAAGGTGGCCGTGGCCGAAAGCCGCTACCTGGGCGGTACCTGCGTAAACGTGGGCTGTGTGCCAAAGAAACTGTTGGTGTACGGTGCGCATTTTGCCGAAGATTTTGAGCAAGCCAGCGGGTTTGGCTGGTCCTTGGGCGAGGCGAACTTTGATTGGGCGACCTTGATCGCCAACAAAGATCGCGAGATCAACCGCCTTAACGGCATTTACCGCAACCTGCTGGTCAATAGCGGCGTGACCCTGCATGAAGGGCACGCGCGCGTGGTCGACCCGCACCAGGTGGAAATCAACGGTGAGCGTTTCACCGCCAAGCACATCCTGATCGCAACCGGTGGTTGGCCGCAGATCCCCGAGATTCCAGGGCGTGAGCACGCAATTGGCTCCAATGAGGCGTTTTTCCTTAAAGAACTGCCCAAGCGCGTACTGGTGGTGGGTGGCGGATATATAGCCGTCGAGTTCGCCGGGATTTTCCACGGGCTGGGCGCGCAAACCACGCTGCTGTATCGCGGTGACCTGTTCCTGCGCGGCTTTGACGGCGCGGTACGCACGCACCTGAAGGAAGAGCTGACCAAGCGCGGTCTGGACTTGCAGTTCAATGCCGATATCGAGCGTATCGACAAGCAGGCCGATGGCAGCCTCAAGGCCACCTTGAAAGACGGCCGGGTGCTGGAAGCCGATTGCGTGTTCTACGCCACCGGCCGCCGTCCGATGCTGGACAACCTGGGGCTGGAAAATACCGGCGTCAAACTCGACAAGCGTGGCTTTGTCGAAGTGGACGACCTGTACCAGACAGCTGAATCGTCGATCCTGGCCATTGGCGATGTGATCGGCCGCGTGCAGCTCACGCCGGTGGCCCTGGCTGAAGGCATGGCAGTGGCGCGTCGACTGTTCAAGCCTGAGCAGTATCGCCCGGTGGACTACGCCATGATCCCGACGGCGGTGTTCAGCCTGCCGAATATCGGCACCGTCGGCCTGTCGGAAGAAGAAGCCAAAGAGCAGGGCCATAAGGTCCAGATCTTCGAAAGCCGCTTCCGCCCGATGAAGTTGACCTTGACCGAGTGCCAGGAAAAAACCTTGATGAAGCTGGTGGTCGACGCCGACACCGACAAGGTGCTGGGTTGCCACATGGTCGGCCCGGACGCGGGTGAAATCGTGCAGGGCCTGGCGATCGCGCTCAAGGCGGGCGCGACCAAGCAGCATTTCGACGAAACCATCGGCGTGCACCCCACGGCGGCGGAAGAGTTCGTCACCATGCGCACACCTGTGGCCAACTGA
- a CDS encoding DMT family transporter, with product MNDRLTYCKLAAVTMIWGGTFVAGRFLADQLNPLLAASLRFVLASLGLLLFLACARIRLARPSPRQMAQLAVLGFFGIFFYNLCFFYGLQYINASRASLIVALNPAVIGVASWLLLKERLGRLKLLGIGLCLAGAATVIVSRNPQLLQATANAWVGDLLILGCVAGWGVYSLYSRGLSQSLGPLQTVTWSVLLGTLMLAVTTLVTGNLTVEALGSVHLPQLLSLAYLGLLGSALAYIGYYDGIRRIGATRAGVFIALNPLTAVICGALLLGEHLTIPMLVGGAVILLGIYLCNKPLAPARAMGI from the coding sequence ATGAACGATCGCCTGACTTATTGCAAACTCGCCGCCGTCACTATGATCTGGGGCGGCACTTTTGTGGCGGGCCGCTTCCTGGCGGATCAGCTCAACCCGCTGCTGGCCGCCAGCCTGCGTTTTGTCTTGGCCAGCCTGGGGTTGCTGTTGTTCCTGGCCTGCGCGCGGATACGCCTGGCACGCCCAAGCCCCCGGCAAATGGCGCAATTGGCGGTGTTGGGGTTCTTCGGGATTTTTTTCTACAACCTGTGCTTCTTCTATGGGTTGCAGTACATCAACGCGTCCAGGGCCTCGCTGATTGTGGCGTTGAACCCGGCGGTGATCGGCGTGGCGAGCTGGCTGTTGCTCAAGGAACGGCTGGGACGTCTCAAGTTGTTGGGCATTGGGCTGTGCCTGGCGGGAGCGGCAACGGTGATTGTCAGCCGCAACCCGCAACTGTTGCAGGCCACCGCGAATGCCTGGGTCGGCGACCTGCTGATCCTCGGCTGTGTGGCAGGCTGGGGCGTTTACTCGCTGTATTCCCGGGGGCTCAGCCAAAGCCTGGGGCCGTTGCAAACGGTTACCTGGTCGGTGTTGCTGGGCACGCTGATGCTGGCCGTGACCACGCTGGTCACGGGCAACCTTACCGTGGAGGCGCTGGGCAGCGTGCATTTACCCCAGCTGTTGAGCCTGGCGTACTTGGGCCTGTTAGGCTCGGCGCTGGCCTATATCGGCTATTACGATGGCATCCGACGTATCGGTGCGACGCGCGCCGGCGTCTTTATCGCCCTCAACCCGCTGACCGCCGTGATCTGCGGGGCACTGCTGCTGGGCGAACACCTGACCATCCCCATGCTGGTGGGCGGCGCAGTCATCTTGCTGGGCATCTATCTGTGCAACAAACCCCTTGCACCGGCCAGGGCAATGGGGATTTGA
- a CDS encoding DUF4946 domain-containing protein, which yields MIGFRKSLLSTLCLLLGSPCVLAADPEIHWPSGWQVEEVVADDQAPVKPSAVSRQRAIKNDENGTTLMVMELTGTPIEAGHKVNLQGVLLEMRKSIQKDFAQGGYQSVCTKMHPATLSGLEALETTCVITENGRHVLSQTLVGAVDTDKAYVFSYAGQAEAYEASKEEVDSVRNSLKL from the coding sequence ATGATCGGATTTCGTAAATCGCTGTTGAGCACTCTCTGTTTACTGCTGGGCAGCCCCTGTGTGCTGGCGGCCGACCCGGAGATTCATTGGCCCAGTGGCTGGCAGGTGGAGGAGGTGGTTGCCGACGACCAGGCCCCCGTCAAGCCGTCTGCCGTGTCGCGCCAACGTGCAATCAAGAACGACGAAAATGGCACCACCTTGATGGTCATGGAATTGACCGGTACGCCGATTGAAGCCGGCCATAAAGTTAATCTTCAGGGCGTGTTGCTGGAAATGCGTAAATCCATCCAGAAGGATTTTGCTCAAGGCGGCTATCAAAGTGTGTGCACCAAGATGCACCCGGCGACATTGAGCGGCCTTGAAGCGTTGGAAACTACTTGCGTGATTACAGAGAACGGCCGACACGTGCTGTCGCAAACATTGGTGGGTGCTGTTGATACTGATAAGGCGTATGTTTTTTCTTACGCAGGCCAAGCCGAGGCATACGAAGCCAGCAAGGAAGAAGTCGATTCGGTACGCAACAGCCTGAAACTTTAA
- a CDS encoding site-specific integrase encodes MSDLDRYLNAATRDNTRRSYRAAIEHFEVSWGGFLPATGDSVARYLVAHAGVLAVNTLKLRLSALAQWHTSQGFPDPTKAPVVRKVLKGIRAVHPAQEKQAEPLQLKHLEQVVASLEVEAKEATRTHDQPRLLRAKRDSALILLGFWRGFRSDELCRLDIEHVRATPGAGISIYLPRSKTDRDNLGKTYHTPALLRLCPVQAYSEWLCASALVRGPVFRGIDRWGNLGEEGLHPNSVIPLLRQALARAGIPAEQYTSHSLRRGFATWAHRSGWDLKSLMSYVGWSDMKSAMRYVETTPFLGMTLATQPLL; translated from the coding sequence ATGAGCGATCTGGATCGTTACCTCAACGCCGCGACACGCGATAACACGCGCCGCAGTTATCGCGCGGCCATCGAACACTTCGAAGTCAGTTGGGGTGGGTTCCTGCCTGCGACGGGTGACAGCGTGGCGCGCTACCTGGTGGCGCATGCCGGGGTGCTGGCGGTGAACACGCTGAAGTTGCGGCTCTCGGCATTGGCGCAGTGGCACACCAGCCAAGGGTTTCCCGACCCGACCAAGGCACCGGTGGTGCGCAAGGTGCTCAAGGGCATTCGTGCCGTGCACCCGGCACAGGAGAAGCAGGCCGAGCCTTTGCAGCTCAAGCACCTGGAGCAGGTGGTGGCGTCGCTTGAGGTCGAGGCGAAAGAGGCAACGCGCACGCACGACCAGCCGCGGCTGCTGCGTGCCAAGCGCGACAGCGCCTTGATCCTGCTGGGCTTCTGGCGCGGCTTTCGCAGTGATGAGTTGTGCCGCCTGGACATCGAGCATGTGCGGGCCACGCCGGGTGCCGGTATCAGCATCTACCTGCCGCGCAGCAAAACTGACCGCGACAACCTCGGCAAGACCTATCACACCCCGGCACTGCTGCGCCTGTGCCCGGTGCAGGCCTACAGCGAATGGCTCTGCGCCTCTGCGCTGGTGCGCGGCCCGGTGTTTCGCGGTATCGATCGCTGGGGCAACCTGGGGGAGGAGGGCCTGCACCCCAACAGTGTCATCCCGCTGTTGCGCCAGGCATTGGCGCGCGCCGGCATCCCCGCCGAGCAATACACCAGCCACTCCTTGCGTCGTGGTTTCGCCACTTGGGCCCATCGCAGCGGCTGGGATTTGAAATCACTGATGAGTTACGTCGGTTGGAGCGACATGAAATCTGCCATGCGCTATGTTGAAACGACGCCGTTTCTCGGGATGACCTTGGCGACGCAACCGCTGCTTTGA
- the gloA gene encoding lactoylglutathione lyase — MSLHELNTFPGVTAQPDTATSNFVFNHTMLRVKDITKSLDFYTRVLGFSLVEKRDFPEAEFSLYFLALVDKSQIPADAAARTQWMKSIPGILELTHNHGTENDADFAYHNGNSDPRGFGHICISVPDIVAACERFEALGCDFQKRLSDGRMKSLAFIKDPDAYWVEIIQPAPL; from the coding sequence ATGAGCCTGCACGAATTGAACACCTTCCCGGGCGTCACCGCCCAACCTGATACCGCCACCTCGAACTTCGTGTTCAACCACACCATGCTGCGCGTCAAGGACATCACCAAGTCGCTGGATTTCTACACCCGCGTGCTGGGTTTTTCCCTGGTTGAAAAACGTGACTTCCCGGAAGCCGAATTCAGCCTGTATTTCCTCGCCCTGGTGGACAAATCCCAGATCCCGGCCGACGCCGCCGCGCGTACCCAGTGGATGAAGTCGATCCCGGGGATCCTGGAACTGACCCACAACCACGGCACTGAAAACGATGCCGATTTTGCCTACCACAACGGCAACAGCGATCCGCGTGGCTTTGGCCATATCTGCATTTCGGTGCCGGATATCGTCGCTGCGTGCGAGCGTTTCGAAGCGCTGGGCTGTGACTTCCAGAAGCGCCTGAGCGACGGCCGCATGAAGAGCCTGGCCTTTATCAAAGACCCTGATGCTTACTGGGTCGAGATTATTCAGCCAGCACCGCTGTAA
- a CDS encoding DNA-binding protein gives MARGGINKAVVQTARLAILARGENPSIDAVRIEMGNTGSKTTIHRYLKELDESETRLTITEAPIDDELGELVARLAQRLKDKAQEPIDLAQAQFEQQKAALLAQLATLEEAHGQLRQQSDIQAAALAEESAALHIASTSLQTEQTRNAGLSQACSDYELRINDKDEQIRSLEEKHLHARDALEHYRNAIKEQREQEQRRHEGQLQQLQAELRQAQQSAMVRQDEITQLHRDNERLLIEHRVTTKELAAQQEQARKDQAQQLKLSEQMNLIDNERTLLQERLRVAALESQSRQDALTEHQRIHKTLELDLIKAQATIEALRLAAVVATAPEATPQA, from the coding sequence ATGGCTCGCGGCGGCATCAACAAAGCAGTAGTTCAAACGGCACGCCTGGCGATCCTCGCCCGCGGCGAAAACCCCAGCATCGATGCGGTACGCATCGAAATGGGCAATACCGGCTCGAAAACCACGATTCATCGCTATTTGAAGGAGTTGGACGAGAGCGAAACCCGCCTGACCATCACCGAAGCGCCCATCGATGACGAGCTGGGCGAACTGGTTGCGCGGCTGGCACAACGCCTGAAAGACAAGGCCCAGGAGCCCATCGACCTGGCCCAGGCGCAGTTCGAACAACAGAAAGCCGCCCTGCTCGCCCAGCTGGCGACACTCGAGGAGGCCCACGGCCAGCTCCGCCAGCAAAGCGATATCCAGGCCGCAGCTCTGGCAGAAGAAAGTGCCGCACTGCACATCGCCAGCACCAGCCTGCAGACCGAACAAACCCGTAACGCCGGGCTCAGCCAGGCGTGCAGCGATTACGAGCTACGCATTAACGACAAGGACGAACAGATTCGTTCGCTGGAAGAAAAGCACCTGCACGCTCGCGACGCCCTTGAGCATTACCGCAATGCAATCAAGGAACAGCGTGAACAGGAGCAGCGCCGACATGAAGGCCAACTGCAACAGCTCCAGGCCGAATTGCGCCAGGCCCAGCAAAGCGCCATGGTGCGTCAGGATGAAATCACCCAACTGCACCGTGACAACGAGCGGCTATTGATTGAGCACCGGGTAACCACGAAGGAGCTGGCAGCCCAACAGGAGCAGGCCCGCAAAGATCAGGCCCAGCAACTCAAGCTGAGCGAGCAGATGAACCTGATCGACAACGAGCGCACGCTGCTGCAAGAACGCCTGCGGGTGGCCGCACTGGAAAGCCAGTCACGCCAGGACGCGCTGACCGAACACCAGCGCATCCACAAAACCCTGGAACTGGACCTGATCAAGGCCCAGGCCACGATCGAGGCATTGCGCCTGGCCGCCGTCGTTGCAACGGCGCCAGAGGCAACCCCTCAAGCTTGA
- the ahpC gene encoding alkyl hydroperoxide reductase subunit C, with protein MPIINSQVKPFKATAFKNGNFVDVSEADLKGKWSVFFFYPADFTFVCPTELEDLADNHAEFQKLGVEIYSVSTDTHFAHAAWHNTSPAIGKIQYTMIGDPTLTISRNFDVLIEEAGLADRGTFVINPEGQIKIVELNDGGVGRDASELLRKIKAAQYVAAHPGEVCPAKWKEGEATLAPSLDLVGKI; from the coding sequence ATGCCTATCATCAACAGCCAAGTAAAACCGTTCAAAGCGACCGCCTTCAAAAACGGCAACTTCGTAGATGTGTCGGAAGCTGACCTGAAAGGTAAGTGGTCCGTATTCTTCTTCTACCCAGCCGACTTCACTTTCGTTTGCCCAACCGAGCTGGAAGACCTGGCTGACAATCACGCCGAATTCCAGAAACTGGGCGTCGAAATCTACAGCGTTTCCACCGACACCCACTTCGCCCACGCTGCCTGGCACAACACCTCGCCAGCCATCGGCAAGATCCAGTACACCATGATCGGCGACCCAACCCTGACCATTTCCCGCAACTTCGACGTACTGATCGAAGAAGCTGGCCTGGCAGACCGTGGCACTTTTGTGATCAACCCAGAAGGTCAGATCAAGATCGTTGAACTGAACGACGGCGGTGTAGGCCGTGACGCTTCCGAGCTGCTGCGCAAAATCAAGGCTGCCCAGTACGTTGCTGCCCACCCAGGCGAAGTCTGCCCAGCCAAGTGGAAAGAAGGCGAGGCTACCCTGGCTCCGTCCCTGGACCTGGTCGGCAAGATCTAA
- the ahpF gene encoding alkyl hydroperoxide reductase subunit F, whose product MLDANLKAQLKSYLERVTQPIEIVASLDDGAKSQEMLALLQDVVSLTTLITLKTDGDDVRKPSFSINRPGADISLRFAGIPMGHEFTSLVLALLQVGGHPSKASVEVIEQIRALKGEFSFETYFSLSCQNCPDVVQALNLMAVLNPNIRHVAIDGALFQAEVDERQIMAVPSVYLNGVNFGQGRMGLEEILAKLDTSGIEKAAEKISAKDAFDVLVVGGGPAGSAAAIYAARKGIRTGVAAERFGGQVLDTMSIENFISVQETEGPKLASALEAHVRQYDVDIMNLQRASSLIPAKNAGDLHEIRFESGASLKSKTVILATGARWREMGVPGEQEYKAKGVCFCPHCDGPLFKGKRVAVIGGGNSGVEAAIDLAGIVSHVTLLEFDSKLRADAVLQRKLYSLPNVDVITSALTSEVKGDGQKVTGLAYKDRDSGEFKTIDLEGIFVQIGLLPNTDWLKGTVELTPRGEIIVDARGETSLPGVFAAGDVTTVPYKQIVIAVGEGAKASLSAFDHLIRTSAPA is encoded by the coding sequence ATGTTGGACGCCAATCTTAAAGCTCAGTTGAAGTCATACCTGGAACGGGTCACCCAGCCGATCGAGATCGTCGCCTCCCTCGACGACGGCGCGAAATCCCAGGAAATGCTTGCCCTTTTGCAGGACGTTGTCAGCCTCACTACGCTGATTACCCTGAAAACCGATGGCGATGATGTGCGCAAGCCTTCGTTCTCCATCAACCGCCCGGGTGCCGATATCAGCTTGCGTTTCGCCGGCATCCCCATGGGCCATGAATTCACTTCGTTGGTGCTGGCCCTGCTGCAAGTAGGTGGCCACCCGTCGAAGGCCAGTGTCGAAGTGATTGAACAGATTCGCGCCCTCAAAGGCGAGTTCAGCTTCGAGACTTACTTCTCGTTGTCGTGCCAGAACTGCCCGGACGTGGTCCAGGCGCTGAACCTGATGGCCGTGCTCAACCCAAACATCCGCCACGTGGCCATCGACGGCGCGCTGTTCCAGGCGGAAGTGGATGAGCGCCAGATCATGGCTGTGCCAAGCGTGTACCTCAACGGTGTGAACTTTGGCCAAGGCCGCATGGGCCTGGAAGAAATCCTCGCCAAGCTCGACACCAGCGGTATCGAAAAAGCTGCGGAGAAAATCAGCGCCAAAGACGCATTTGACGTGTTGGTCGTCGGCGGCGGCCCAGCCGGTTCTGCGGCAGCCATCTACGCCGCACGTAAAGGTATCCGCACCGGTGTGGCCGCTGAACGTTTTGGCGGGCAAGTGCTGGACACCATGTCCATCGAGAACTTTATTTCGGTACAGGAAACCGAAGGCCCGAAACTGGCCAGCGCCCTGGAAGCCCACGTACGTCAGTACGACGTGGACATCATGAACCTGCAGCGCGCCAGTAGCTTGATCCCGGCAAAAAATGCCGGTGACTTGCACGAAATCCGCTTTGAAAGCGGTGCGAGCCTCAAGTCCAAGACCGTGATCCTGGCCACTGGCGCCCGCTGGCGTGAAATGGGGGTGCCGGGCGAGCAGGAATACAAAGCCAAGGGCGTGTGCTTCTGCCCGCACTGCGATGGTCCGTTGTTCAAGGGCAAGCGTGTTGCGGTGATCGGCGGCGGTAACTCCGGTGTTGAAGCGGCTATCGACCTGGCCGGTATCGTCAGCCACGTGACCCTGCTCGAGTTCGACAGCAAATTGCGCGCCGATGCGGTGTTGCAGCGCAAGCTCTACAGCCTGCCGAACGTGGACGTGATCACCAGCGCGCTGACCAGTGAAGTCAAGGGTGATGGCCAGAAAGTCACCGGCCTGGCGTACAAGGATCGCGACAGCGGCGAGTTCAAGACCATCGACCTGGAAGGTATCTTTGTACAGATCGGTTTGCTGCCGAACACCGACTGGCTCAAAGGCACCGTGGAGCTGACACCGCGCGGCGAGATCATCGTTGACGCGCGTGGCGAGACTTCACTGCCAGGTGTGTTCGCTGCCGGTGACGTCACGACTGTGCCGTACAAGCAGATCGTGATCGCCGTAGGCGAGGGTGCCAAGGCTTCCCTGAGTGCTTTCGACCACCTGATCCGCACTTCCGCCCCGGCATAA
- a CDS encoding EAL domain-containing protein yields the protein MPLTVKGPRKPLTRHSISVLCGLLPVFLGGLMLHWQAETSLEQSTARTAEEAVRQFDLMLDNTALAAQSLLPLAGQPCDNGAQLALREQVTRRPFVRATTLSWQKNIYCSSLFGGNYESRVNPDDYVDGRLWLMNGNPVTPDTALLVYRLVEGDKAAFASIDGYHLTNALRLISRYAQLVLQVGPNWLGADGKVQNTPVPEFAVAHQHLASERYHYSVDAGMPDGEVWRYMHARYPALFSLVLFFGVLAGLLAHWLQKRASAPTQELQRALGANEFIPYFQPVVRGDSREWAGCEVLMRWKHPKEGLVRPDLFIPLAEDCGLIVPMTRALLRQTAAQLAPHASRFTPGFHIGVNITARHCQDLALVEDCREFLAAFEPGQVTLVLELTERELIVPTDITRSLFDALHQLGVLIAIDDFGTGHSSLGYLRNFNVDYLKIDQSFVAMIGADALSGHILDSIIELSGKLDLGIVAEGVETQQQCEYLAARGVDFLQGYLFGRPLPYDEFIKSLTLH from the coding sequence ATGCCCCTCACCGTCAAAGGCCCTCGAAAGCCCCTCACCCGCCATTCGATCAGTGTGCTGTGCGGCCTGCTGCCGGTGTTCCTGGGGGGGCTCATGCTGCATTGGCAGGCCGAAACCAGCCTTGAGCAGAGCACCGCGCGGACGGCCGAAGAAGCCGTGCGTCAATTCGACCTGATGCTCGACAACACCGCCCTCGCCGCACAGAGCCTGCTGCCATTGGCCGGGCAGCCGTGTGACAACGGCGCCCAATTGGCGCTGCGTGAGCAGGTCACCCGCCGGCCGTTTGTACGGGCGACGACATTGTCCTGGCAAAAAAACATCTATTGCAGCTCATTGTTCGGCGGCAACTATGAGTCGCGGGTAAACCCCGACGACTACGTGGACGGGCGACTGTGGCTGATGAACGGCAACCCGGTGACGCCGGATACCGCGCTGCTGGTATACCGACTGGTCGAGGGCGACAAGGCCGCTTTTGCCTCGATCGATGGTTACCACCTCACTAACGCACTACGCCTGATCAGCCGCTATGCCCAGCTGGTGCTACAGGTGGGCCCCAATTGGCTCGGCGCCGATGGCAAGGTGCAGAACACGCCAGTTCCGGAGTTTGCCGTGGCCCACCAGCACCTGGCATCGGAGCGCTACCATTACAGCGTCGATGCCGGCATGCCCGACGGCGAAGTATGGCGCTATATGCACGCGCGTTATCCGGCGCTGTTCAGCCTGGTGCTGTTCTTTGGCGTGTTGGCGGGCCTGCTTGCGCATTGGCTGCAAAAGCGCGCGTCGGCGCCAACCCAAGAACTGCAACGGGCGTTGGGTGCCAATGAGTTCATCCCATACTTTCAGCCGGTGGTGCGCGGCGACAGCCGTGAATGGGCCGGCTGTGAAGTGCTGATGCGTTGGAAACATCCGAAGGAAGGGCTGGTCAGGCCCGACCTGTTTATCCCGCTTGCAGAAGATTGTGGCCTGATCGTGCCGATGACGCGCGCCCTGCTGCGCCAGACCGCTGCGCAACTGGCGCCGCATGCGTCGCGTTTCACTCCGGGTTTTCATATCGGCGTAAATATCACCGCCCGGCATTGCCAGGACCTGGCGCTGGTGGAGGATTGCCGTGAGTTTCTCGCCGCCTTTGAGCCAGGCCAGGTCACGCTGGTGCTGGAACTGACCGAGCGCGAGCTGATCGTACCCACCGATATCACCCGCAGCCTGTTCGACGCCCTGCACCAATTGGGGGTATTGATTGCCATTGATGACTTTGGTACCGGCCATTCCAGCCTGGGTTACTTGCGCAACTTCAATGTGGACTACTTGAAGATCGACCAGAGTTTTGTCGCCATGATTGGTGCAGATGCACTCTCTGGGCATATTCTCGACAGCATCATCGAATTGTCCGGCAAGCTTGACCTGGGCATCGTTGCAGAAGGCGTTGAAACACAGCAGCAATGCGAATACCTGGCCGCTCGAGGTGTAGATTTCCTACAAGGTTACCTGTTTGGTAGACCGTTACCTTACGATGAATTCATTAAATCCCTGACCCTCCATTGA